TAGCCAGATATCCGCTTAAATTTACCCGGTTTCTCTTTCGTCCGTGTTAGTTCACGCGAAAGAGCTGGTTTTAATACGCGGTTAACTAACGAACTCTTGCCGGAGCCCGATACACCTGTTACAGCTACAAACTTCCCGATTGGAATCGACGCATCCACATTTTTTAAGTTATTTTCCTGTGCGCCTTCTATCAAAATCGCTCCCCGATCTTCGGAACGTCTCTCAGTTGGAACCGGAATAAATGCTGTACCTGCCAAGTATTGACCGGTAATCGATTCTTTGACTTTCATCACTTCGGTAGGTTTCCCTGCCGCAACAATTTCTCCGCCGAACTCGCCGGCTCCCGGACCGATATCAATCAGATAATCCGCCTGCATCATTGTTTCTTCGTCATGCTCCACCACTATTAGAGTGTTTCCCAAGTCACGCATGCTCTTCATGGATTCAATCAACAAGTCATTATCGCGTTGGTGCAATCCGATTGATGGCTCATCCAAAATATAGAGAACACCTGATAAATTGGAGCCGATTTGTGTGGCCAAGCGAATCCGCTGTGCTTCCCCGCCCGATAAACTGCCGGCAATACGACTCAAGGTGAGGTACTTCAAACCCACGTTTCGCAAGAAAGTCAGCCGAGATTTAATTTCTCTTAAAATCGGTGTCGCAATTTCTTTTTCTGCGCCTTCTAATTCCAACTTTTCGAAAAAGTCAATCGCCGAATCAATGGAATATTGGGTCACTTCCGCGATATTTTCGTTCCCCACTTTAACCGCCAATGCTTGCTCGTTCAAACGTGCACCATGACATTTTTGACAGGCCAGTTCGGTCATGTATTCCCGCATGACTTTACGCGTAAAATCACTCGATGATTCATGATAACGACGGTTGATGTTGTTCATGACCCCTTCAAACGGTATGTTCACATCACGAACCGCGCCAAAATCGTTCTTATGATAAAAATGGAATTTTTTCCCTTTAGAGCCATGCAGAACTAGTTTTTGATGCTCAGCTGGTAAGTCATCAAAAGGAACATCCATCGCAATATCATGTTGCTGGCAGAATTGACGCAACATTTCCGGATAATAATTGGAACTGATTGGATTCCATGGTGCCAGGGCTCCATCGTTAATCGATAGTTGACGGTCCGGAACGACTAAGTCTACGTCCACTTCTAATTTAGACCCTAAACCGTCACATTCTGAACAAGCGCCATACGGTGCATTAAATGAGAACAAGCGTGGTTCGATTTCGCCGACTGTAAAGCCACATTTCGGACAGGCATAGTGTTCACTGAACAGCAGATCCTCTCCATCAATAATAGATATAATCACATAACCTTCCGCTAAACGTAATGCTGCTTCCACGGAGTCATAGACACGCGAACGAACACCGTCTTTTACAACGATTCGGTCAATCACGATGGAAATATCGTGACTGTTATTTTTATTCAATTCGGGAACATCCGTTATATCGTAAAGTTCTTCGTCTACGAGAACGCGAACGTACCCTTGTTTTTTAATTGATTCAAAAACTTTTTTATGTTGGCCTTTTTTACCTATCACAACAGGTGCTAAAATTTGCATACGTGTCCGTTCAGGCAGCTCCATCACTTGGTTTACAACTTGCTCGGGTGATTGACTGCTGATTTCGGTTCCATCATTCGGACAAATCGGATGACCAATTCGTGCAAAAAGAAGTCTCAGGTAGTCATTGATTTCCGTTACGGTGCCGACTGTTGAACGGGGATTGTTGCTTGTCGATTTTTGGTCGATTGCAATCGCCGGACTCAAGCCATCGATACTATCAACATCTGCTTTTTCCATTTGTCCCAGAAATTGGCGTGCATAAGCTGAAAGACTCTCGACATACCGTCTTTGTCCTTCGGCATATAAAGTGTCAAATGCAAGTGAACTTTTCCCTGAACCTGATAAGCCCGTCACAACCACTAACTGGTCACGCGGGATCGCTACATCGATATTTTTTAAGTTGTGTGAACGTGCTCCGCGCACGATAATCTGATCTTTAGCCATAATCTTCTTCCTTTTAGTTGAGATTCTGTTCCCTACCATCATAACATGTCTACCTCAAAAAGAACACTCGTTCGCACTTAGTTGTGTGTATGTGCGGCATGTTCAACTGCGAGGTGTAAAATGTCATAAACATGTGAGTCTTCCTGACTGTATAACATGTTTTTTCCGACGCGTCTGCTCTTTACTAACTTCGCTTCTTTCAATTTTCGGAGTTGATGGGAGACAGCAGATTGTTCCATTTCTAGTGCTTCTGCAATAGCATTTACATGCCATTCTTTCGTTTCTAATAAGTACAAAATCTTAAACCGGGTCTGGTCGCCTAACAGCTTAAACATCTGGACCGTTTGCTTCGTTATTTCTGGATTCATTTTTTCCAATAGCCACCACGCCTCCTCATAGATACTTCTTTCTTATTTTACCAGAAGTAGCCTAAAAGCTACATAATCCCGCTTTCGAATACCTACTGAATACGTCTCAAGTAGAATTTCTTTTTCCCACTTTTACTTGAGCCTGTTCTCTCTAAAAACAAAAAGCCGAGACATCATCGTCTCGACTTTTAGCATTTTTAATTAGTTTAATTCTGAAAGTTCTCCCGTTTTCAGGTAGACAATACGCTCGCAAATGTTTGTTACGTAATCTCCGATACGTTCCAAGTAACCAGATACAGCGATGTAGTCTGTCCCCCCTGGTACGACTTCTGCATCTTTAGCCATTTCTTTCAGACACAATTTATTAATCTCAACGAACAAATCGTCTACTTTTGTATCTGTTTCCGCAATTGTATAAGCTGCTTCCACATCAATACGTATATACGCATCAAGTGAATCTTCAACCATATCCTTCACAACTTCCGCTTGCTCTGCAATTTTCCCTTCTACTAAAGGAATACGCTTGTTGTGAAGTTCTTTAACGCGAATGACAGAACGCGCGATGCTTACAGCATGGTCACCCATACGCTCTAGATCGGAGCTCGCTTTCATAACCGTTACGATTGAACGTAAGTCGCTTGATACAGGCTGTTGTAGTGCGATTAACTTGAAGCACATTTCTTCGATTTCTAACTCTATATTGTTAATTGCCTTATCGTTCTTCTTAACACGATTGGCCGCTTCTTTGTCGTGATTTATGAACGCTTTAACTGCAAGTAAAATATTTTCATTTACCATTAATCCCATTTTGGTAAATTGAGCATGCATGCTTTTTAACTCATCATCATATATTCTTCTCATTACGCGCACTCCTCATTCAAACTGTTTTGTTGCTTTATTTTATCATGAAAATACGGATTACCCAAATCTTCCGGATACATAATCTTCAGTCCGTTTGTCTTTAGGATTTGAGAAAATATCTGTTGTATCATCGAATTCAACGATTTCACCGGTTAGGAAGAAAGCTGTACGATCCGATACACGCGCTGCTTGTTGCATGTTATGTGTCACCATAACAATCGTATACTTGCCCTTCAATTCTTGAACAAGGTCTTCGATTTTAGCTGTAGAAATCGGGTCCAGTGCAGAGGTCGGTTCATCCATTAAGAGTACTTCTGGTTCCACAGCTAAAGCACGTGCAATACAAATACGTTGTTGCTGTCCACCTGAGATACGTAAGGCATTTTTATTCAAATCGTCTTTTACTTCATCCCAAATCGCTGCACCCTTCAAACTACGCTCAACAATTTCATCCAAAGTCGCTTTGTCTTTAATCCCATGTGTACGTGGTCCATAAGCAATATTATCGTAGATACTCATTGGAAATGGGTTTGGATGTTGAAAGACCATCCCCACACGTTTACGTAATTGGTTCACGTCGAAATCCGATGCGTACATATCTTCGCCATCCAACAAGAGACTTCCTTCAATACGGCAACCTGGAACCAGGTCGTTCATACGATTTAAGCTCTTAAGGAATGTCGACTTCCCACATCCGGATGGTCCGATAAAAGCAGTGATTTCATTTTCTCTAATTTCCATATTTAGGTTCTTTAACGCTTGAAAATCTGAATACCAAAGATTCATGTTTGAAATACTTAATTTACTCATTGTTATTTCGCTCCTCTTGTTAATCGATTACTTAACCACGTTGATATAGCATTAATAATCAGTACTAGAATAATCAATACTACCCCTGTAGCGTAAGATTCTCTAACGTGCATCCCTTCACTCGACAACACATACATGTGGAGGGCAAGTGTACGCCCTGATTGGAAAGCATCCGTTGGTAAGTTAGTCGACGTTCCAAGTGTATACATCAACGCCGCTGTTTCTCCAACAATACGTCCGACTGCCAAAATGACACCTGATAAAATACCAGGCATTGCGACAGGTAAAACAACTCTAAATATCGTACGCAGTTTCCCTGCTCCTAAAGCAAAACTACCTTCCCTTAATGAAACATTTACAGAGAGTAATGCTTCTTCAGTGGAACGAATAATGACCGGTAAAACCATAATGACCGATGTTAAGATCCCTGCAATTAAAGAATACTGGAATCCCAAGAAAAGAACAAAGAATAACATCCCGAACAGACCGTAAACAATCGAAGGAATACCGGATAGCGTATCCGTTGCAACACGGATGATGTTAATAAACTTATTGTTCGCATCTGCATATTCAATTAGGTAGAAAGCTGTAAATACGCCAATCGGTGCTGCGATTAGCAAAGCAAAGAACACTACGATGAAAGTTGTTATAATCGCCGGCATCATAGAAACGTTACTTGTTGTGTATTTCCAGGCAAACATCTCTGGAGATAATGCGGAGATACCATTAATAAAAATAAAACCGATGATATAGAGTAAAGAAGCAAAGGTTATAAAGCTAAAAAAGTACACAAAAAATCGGATTAGTTTCGCTTCCATCTAGATCCCCTTCCTTTTCACGATTGAAAACGCACCGTTAATAATGATAATAAAGATAAACAAAACAACGGCAGTTGCAATCAAGGCTTCACGGTGCTGTCCAGCAGCATATGCCATTTCCAACACAATATTTGTCGTCATTGTACGCACACCTTGTGTCAGACTGGATGGAATACGCGGTTGGTTACCTGCGACCAGGATAACGGCCATCGTTTCACCGATTGCACGTCCCACGCCTAAAATAACAGCGGAGATGATTCCTGATTTAGCAGCTGGAACAACAACACGTAAAACGGAACGTTCATGCGTTGCGCCTAGCGCCACACTACCTTCGTAATAACTTTTCGGCACTGCGCGGAGTGAAGCTTCTGACATACCGATGATTGTCGGCAATACCATAATCCCCAACAAAATAGAAGCCGTTAAAATATTCATACCCGTACCGCCTACCCAACTTTTCATGAGCGGAACGACCACGCGTAACGCAAAGAATCCATAGACAATAGAAGGAATAGCAGCCATCATATTGATTGCAGGCTTCAAAAATTTATAAAGTTTCGGTGGACAAAAGCGCGCCATGAAGACCGAAGTGAATACACCTGTCGGCACACCAATAATAATTGCTCCAATTGTAATCACAATCGAACCAACAATCATTGGTAAAATACCGTATTGTGGTGTTGAGTTAGATGGTGTCCATACTGAACCAAATAGGAACTTCCCGATTCCATAGTCCAACATGAACGGGACGCCACCCTCAAAAATAAAATAAAAAATGACGATGATGGAAATAACTGAAATGGATGCGGAGGCAATAAAGATCCCTTTCATGAAATGTTCCCAAAAATATTTCTTTTGCATGTTTCCCTCTCCCTTACCCTGGGCTTTCCCAAATTGAGCCATTACTTTCTTTTAACCCATATATACCAATACTAGAAAAAAAGGCCAGATACCTGGCCCTTTCATTCGGTCAGAAATTTATTGTACTTCTTCCCATTCTGTTACTTCACCAGTAAAGATTTGACGTACTTGATCAAGTGTCAAACTTTCAATTGTGTTTGCTTTGTTTGTGATAACTGCGATACCGTCCACTGCGATTGCAGTTGATTCTAGTTCTGCAGCTTCTTCTTCTTTCAATTCACGTGAAGCCATTCCAATATCAGCTGTTCCGTCCATTGCTGCCGTCATACCCGCTGAAGATCCGTTAGATGTTACATCAATCTTAACGTCTGGGTTTAATGCCGTGTACTCTTCTACAAGAACTTCCATCAATGGTGTAACGGATGTTGATCCAACAACTGAAATAGAACCAGATTGTGAACCGTCCCCTGCATATGCTGCTGCTTCGGATACGAATTCTACGTAACCTTCTTCAGCTGCGATTTCTTGTCCTTCTGCGGAAAGAATGTAGTCGATAAAATCTTGTGCGACTGCTTCGATATCTCCACCCCAAGCAATGTTAAAGTTACGTGCGATTGGGAATGAACCATCTTGAACTGTTTCGTTCGTTGGTTCTACGCCATCAATTGGCAAACCTCTTACTGTATCATTTAATGAACCAAGTGAAACATATCCGACTGAGTTCGCGTCTCCTGCTACAGTAGATAGAACACCTTCTGTACCGTTTTGGATAACTGCTTCGATGTATGTTTCGTCAACTTCTTCGCCATTTTCGTCTTCTGCTAAAACGCCTGTAATTTCTGTAAATGCACCACGTGTACCTGAACCGTCTTCACGAGATACTACGATGATTTCTCCTGCTACTGCAGAACCATCTGTCGTTCCTTCTTCATCTCCTGTTGCTGCTGGATCGCAAGCTGCCAACACACCTACAGCTCCTAAAGATAATACTAACTTACTTAGGCTTTTTAATTGCATTATAAATTACCATCCTTTTTCTTTAGTGTCTTGGGCTCATTGCCTTAACTCCATTCTATTCTTTAAATGTAAATTTACCGTATGGTTTAATGTAAAGATTTCACCCGTTTTAAATTTACAAAGATATTCGAGATAAATAGTCGTCTTTCTCGATTATTTACAAATAATTGGCTTTAGAAAAGCCCATATCTACGCTGTTTTCTAGTTAATATTTAACGAATTCATGCATATAAGGTGTTTAGGGATTTATATAAGTGAGTGCTACTAGTTTTTTGTTTATATCTGCAAAATAAAAAGCCGCCTTAATTTCCGGAGAAATAAAGCGACTTTTGTAAGGTTTGTAAATTTCATGTAAAGGATGTGTAAAGATAAGGGAATATATTTACGAATACCCTAATTTAACGGTAAATAAAGCGTAAAGGTCGTGCCTATTCCTAAATGACTTTTGACTTCAATACGACCATTTAAGTTTTGAACCAGATAGCGAACAATGGATAGACCCAAGCCTGTTCCACCCGAATTGCGGCTTCTGGCTTTGTCTACACGGTAAAAACGCTCGAAAATACGGTTCAAATCTTCTTCTGGAATGCCAATTCCTGTGTCGGCAACATGAATAACAGCTTCATCATTAATTTTTTCGACCATGACCGAAACTTTTCCGCCATTGTCCGTGTAGTTCACGCCGTTCATAATCAAGTTATTAAGTATTTGTTCTAAACGACTGCGATCGGTCAAGGCCCATACATCTTCCGACTCAGAGGTATACATGCGTAATTTAATCTGTTTCGCCTCAGCCTGTGGTTGAATCACTTGGAAACAGGAAGCGATTATCTTCATAATATTGACCGTCTCCACGTTCAACGGAACTTGTTTCTGTTCCACCCGTGAAAGTTCCAGAATATCGTTGACCAAAATTTCCAGGCGTTTTGATTCTTTGTAAATAATTTCCAAAAATTGTTTCAAGGTAGCCGGATTTTCCATCGCCCCATCCAACAACACTTCTGAAAATCCCTTCAGAGCCGTGACAGGCGTTCGCAGCTCATGCGAAGCATTGGCAACGAAATCAGACCGCACTTTTTCCAGGCGCCGAATTTGAGTAATATCATACAACAAAACAATCACTTGTCTTCCTTCAACATTCGGAACAATCATAGTGTTTACATCCAGAATCCGATCTTGGGGATGGTACACGTAGATTTCATCATTTCTATTTTTATTCTTTTGGAAAGTCTTCTGAATAATTTGCACCAATCCATAACTCTTCGTCATTTCTAAAAAGCTATGTCCCAATAAAGTATCATCGATTCCCAAAATCTCTTGGGCCGCCGGGTTCATCAGTTGAATTTGTTGTTTGTGATTCAAGAGAACTACTCCGATGATCAGACGATTGACTAAAACGGTCAGACGCTCATTTGATTGAATGATTTCTCTGTTTTTTGCTTCTAAATTTTCAGCCAGCTGATTAACTGTATTTCCCAACTCAGCTACTTCGGGATAATTTATTCCAATATAATGATTAGTGTAATCGCCATCCGAAATACTTTCAATGACATCTGATATACCTTTTAAAGGCTTGGAAATACGATTGGATAAGTAATAAGCAATGAAGCCGGCCATCACAATCGCCACAAAACTAAAAACAAAAACAGATTTAATCAGCGCATCCTGTAAACTATCCAAGTCCTGTAATTCATGTGTCAAACGTAAAATTCCTACTTGTTGGCGATTCTCGTTGTAGAGCGGTACCGCAACTCTGTATTCACTTCTACCTGTATCGTTGCGGACAATCCCACTATTCCCACTTTCTTTCCCTTCTAAGACAACGCGAATTTCTTTTGTTTTTGCTTGATTCTCAACAGAAGCTTGATATGCATTCGACGAATAGATGAGTTTCCCGTCATTATTAATAAAAGCGATATCGTCTTCATCCTCCAAAAATAATTGGAAAGACTCGAGGTGTGTAACAGCCGTTTGGACACTCGACGCATCCTTTAAGAATTGCTGTTCCAATATTTCTGATAAATAGAGCGTATGACGCTCCACATCTTCAGTCATGGACTGAGTAGTGACCTGGTACACTAATTGATTCGTATAAAAAACTACTCCCATCGATAGGAGTAGGAAAAGGCCAATAAAAAGCGCCATAAATTGAGTTGTAAATTTTCGCATTATTTTGGCTCCTCAAATTTGTAGCCAAAGCCTCTTACTGTTTTGATATAAACAGGTTTCTTAGTGTTTTGTTCTATTTTTTCACGTAAGTGACTAATATGAACATCTACAATACGTGTCTCGCCCGCATAATCGAAATTCCAGATAGCATTTAATAACTGCTCACGACTTAAAATCCGATTTGCCCGCTTCGCCATATAGAGTAATAATTCAAATTCTTTGGGCGTAATATCAATAATTTCGCCACGCACTTGCACTTCGTATAGATTCGGGAAAATAATGATTTCACCAATTTCTACTTTTTCTTCTTTTACTTCATTCAACTCAGGTAGTTTGGTTTCTTTCGTCGGTTCTACATTTTCATTCGTGTTCAGGCTACCGATTCGACGCAAAATAGCTTTCATTCGAGCCAATACTTCACGGGGGCTGAAAGGTTTCGTCATATAATCATCTGCTCCGAGTTCCAAACCGATTATTTTTTCCAGTTCATCATCTTTAGCAGTCAACATTAAAATCGGTGTGTCTATTTTTTCTTGACGCAGTCGTCTGCAGATGTCCATGCCGTCCATTGATGGCAACATTAAATCAAGAATAATAAAGTCAAAAGACTGAGTCATTGCCAAATCATAGCCTTCTTTCCCGTCATGAGCAGTCACAACTTGATAACCATCTTTCTCAAGGTTATAAGAAAGCAAAATAACAATGGATTCTTCATCATCGACAACTAATACTTTTTTCATCTCGTCCTCCTGAAAGAATATTATTGTTCCATCTTTTCGTATTCTATCATTATGGCTGTAAAATAGAAAGTTTCTGATTATTTAGGTAAAAAGCAAATGCGTGACTAAATCGGAACGAGAATTGCTTTGTAATTATTCATATACACAATTTCATGCGAAAAAAGAGGAGTCAGGTATTAACCCTGACCCCTCTTTTTTATATTAAGCTTTTAGGAAACGTGTCATTGATAACACAGATCCGATTGAGCCAAGTGAAACACCTATGCCCATGAGACCTAATCCTAAGTACATTGTAAATGGCAGTGGCGCTAATAAGCCAAAGTTTGAACCAATTAAATATTGTGTTCCAATATCAAAAAGGAAACTATAACCAAAGACTAAAATGGCGGTAGGAATAAGCGCGCCAATAAAGCCAATGATTGCACCCTCAATTAAGAACGGCCAACGAATGTAGCTGTTTTTAGCACCTACGAGACGCATAATTTCAATTTCGGTACTACGTGAGAAAATCGTAATACGAATGGTGTTGGAAATTAAGAAGACAGCAATCAAGAGAAGACCACCGATAATCACAAGTCCGATCAATCGCATTGTGGCGATAGTGTCAAATAATTTCTCAGCAGTTGTACCACCGTACTCTACTTTAGAAACATATTCTAAGCCTTCAGCTGCTTTTGCTACTTCACCCGTTTGCTCTGGTACTTCGGTATTCAAAACATACACATCATGCAAAGGATTATCGTCGCCGCCGAATAAATTAAATTCGTCACCGTAACTACCAATTAATTTATTCAACTCTTCATCACGTGTGGAATACGATAACGACTCCACATTTGGAATCTGTTCTAATTGTTCTTTTAATGTTGTTTTATTTGACTCATCTGCTGCCAAGTCAATAAAGACACGAACACTTACATCATTTTCGACGTCGCTCGCCAATTTGTTTACGTTAAAGAGGATTGCTATAAATGAACCCACTAAGATTAATGTCATTGCTACAGCACTGATTGCTGCTACCGACATCCACCCATTCCGAGAAAGACTCTTAAATGCATCGCGAATGTGTCGTCCCATGGTTCTAAATTTCATAGCCATACTCTCCTTCTTGTTGATCCCGCACAATGCGGCCATTTTCTACTGCCAATACGCGATGTTTAATATCATTTACGATTTGGCTATTATGTGTTGCCATTAAAATAGTTGTTCCTTGTGAATTAATCTCATCCAGAATATCCATAATCTCAAGAGATGTGTCAGGGTCAAGGTTTCCGGTTGGCTCATCCGCAATTAGGATTCCCGGCATATTTACAATCGCTCGCGCAATTGCAATCCGTTGTTGCTCGCCACCTGATAATTCTGTTGGGAACATCCGCGCTTTATGTTTTAGTTTAACTAAATCCAGAACTTCAAACACACGTTTTTCGATTTGTTTCGGTGTTTTTTCGACTACTTCCATTGCATAAGCAATGTTTTCATAAACCGTTAGTTTCGGCAATAGCTTAAAGTCTTGGAACACAACGCCGACATAACGACGTAACATGGGAACTTCACGTTCCTTAATTTTCATTAAATCAAACTTGCCGATTTTAATAGAACCTTCTGATGCTTTTTCTTCACGATAAAGCATTTTAATAAAAGTAGATTTACCCGCTCCACTTGGTCCAACAATATAAACAAACTCGCCTTGCTCAATTTTAACACTCAGTTTGTTAACTGCAGTTACGCCATTTTTGTATACTTTTGAGACATTTACCATCTCAATCATGTAATCACCTATCTTTTTATTATTGGCTGAATACTATCTCTAAAAAAACCCCACAGAATCTGTGTGGGTTTGAACAGTGTCTGACGGTATGTCTTTTCATACGCCAAATCATTATAGCACGTTCCCACAGTATTGCTGTGTTAGTTTCTTTACAATTGTATTTCAATATATGACAGTCATGAGAGGCGGATGCATGACTGAAGGATTAATCTTCATCATTCGTAATATTCATTTTCAAGAATGCGTCGATAAATGGATCTAAATCTCCATCCATAACCGATTGCACATTTCCTGTTTCATGATTCGTACGATGATCTTTCACCATGGAGTAAGGGTGGAAAACGTAAGAACGAATTTGAGAACCCCAGCCAATTTCTTTTTGTTCGCCACGAATAGCAGCCAGTTCACTTTCGCGTTCTTCTTCTTGTTTTTGGAAAAGTTTTGCTTTCAACATCCCCATTGCCGTGTCACGGTTTTGGAACTGCGACCGTTGCGCCTGACTTTGGACAACAATACCCGTTGGAATATGCGTAATACGAATCGCCGAAGAGGTCTTGTTAATATGCTGACCACCCGCCCCACTTGCACGGTATGTATCTACACGAATATCATCTAGACTCACTTCAATATCAGCATTATCCGCTGCGATTTCAGGCATCACATCAATGGAACAGAAGGATGTGTGTCTTCTTCCAGCAGAATCGAATGGCGATATACGCACGAGACGATGAACGCCACGTTCTGACCGTAGATTTCCATATGCATTCAAGCCTTTGATTAAGAGCGTCACACTCTTAATCCCTGCTTCATCACCTGCTTGGTAATCCAACGTTTCAATGGTATAGCCTTTTTTATCCGCCCAGCGCGTGAACATCCGATGCAATAAACTTCCCCAGTCTTGTGATTCGGTTCCGCCGGCTCCTGGATGAATTTCTAAAATGGCATTGTTTTTGTCATGTGGTCCATTCAGAAGCATGGTTAATTCGTATTCATTTAAGGCAGCCTCAAACTCTGCTACATTTCCCGCCAACTCTTCTTCGAATTCAGATTCAGGATCTTCCTTAACGAACTCATACATCACTTCTAGTTCTTCATACATCTCTTTCAACTTATTGAATGTTTCAAACACACTCTTTAATTGATTGGATGCATTAATCACTTCTTGTGCTGCATGTGAGTCTTCCCAAAAACTAGGGTCCAGCATTTGATCTTCATATTCGGCAATATCCGCTTCCAGTGCCTCTAAGTCAAAGAGACCTCCCAAAGCTTTGGATTTTTTCTTCGGATGTTTCTAACAATACTTTTACTTCACTTAATTCCATGGTGTTTCCTCCTGTTTATAATACGCAAGAAGTGGCTGGGAAAAGGATCTCAGCCACTTCGTGATTAAAGGTTCAGGTATTCAGCCAGAAGCTCTGTCCGCAATACCGTTGTTCCATTCTCTTTATTAAACTTGTCCGTGACAATTTTTGAATTTTTTACCGCTTCCGCATGGGCAAGGGTCATTGCGGCCAACTTTACCCTCTGTCATTTCAGGTGCTGCTGGTTGGATTTCCTCTTCAACTGTCGCTTCAGCTTCAACTTGCTCGGAATTTTCCATTGTCTCTTTTTGCGCATCCATAGCCGCTTTTTGAGCACGTAGGCGTTCCATTTGTTGTGCCATCATCACTTGACGCATTTGCATTGCTGCCATTTGCGCACGTTTGATTTGCTCTGCTTTATCGGCTGCTCCTACTTCACCTTCACGAACCGCACGGATAT
This genomic interval from Jeotgalibaca porci contains the following:
- a CDS encoding substrate-binding domain-containing protein, producing MQLKSLSKLVLSLGAVGVLAACDPAATGDEEGTTDGSAVAGEIIVVSREDGSGTRGAFTEITGVLAEDENGEEVDETYIEAVIQNGTEGVLSTVAGDANSVGYVSLGSLNDTVRGLPIDGVEPTNETVQDGSFPIARNFNIAWGGDIEAVAQDFIDYILSAEGQEIAAEEGYVEFVSEAAAYAGDGSQSGSISVVGSTSVTPLMEVLVEEYTALNPDVKIDVTSNGSSAGMTAAMDGTADIGMASRELKEEEAAELESTAIAVDGIAVITNKANTIESLTLDQVRQIFTGEVTEWEEVQ
- the pstA gene encoding phosphate ABC transporter permease PstA, coding for MEAKLIRFFVYFFSFITFASLLYIIGFIFINGISALSPEMFAWKYTTSNVSMMPAIITTFIVVFFALLIAAPIGVFTAFYLIEYADANNKFINIIRVATDTLSGIPSIVYGLFGMLFFVLFLGFQYSLIAGILTSVIMVLPVIIRSTEEALLSVNVSLREGSFALGAGKLRTIFRVVLPVAMPGILSGVILAVGRIVGETAALMYTLGTSTNLPTDAFQSGRTLALHMYVLSSEGMHVRESYATGVVLIILVLIINAISTWLSNRLTRGAK
- the pstB gene encoding phosphate ABC transporter ATP-binding protein PstB, which gives rise to MSKLSISNMNLWYSDFQALKNLNMEIRENEITAFIGPSGCGKSTFLKSLNRMNDLVPGCRIEGSLLLDGEDMYASDFDVNQLRKRVGMVFQHPNPFPMSIYDNIAYGPRTHGIKDKATLDEIVERSLKGAAIWDEVKDDLNKNALRISGGQQQRICIARALAVEPEVLLMDEPTSALDPISTAKIEDLVQELKGKYTIVMVTHNMQQAARVSDRTAFFLTGEIVEFDDTTDIFSNPKDKRTEDYVSGRFG
- a CDS encoding ArsR/SmtB family transcription factor gives rise to the protein MNPEITKQTVQMFKLLGDQTRFKILYLLETKEWHVNAIAEALEMEQSAVSHQLRKLKEAKLVKSRRVGKNMLYSQEDSHVYDILHLAVEHAAHTHN
- the uvrA gene encoding excinuclease ABC subunit UvrA, with the protein product MAKDQIIVRGARSHNLKNIDVAIPRDQLVVVTGLSGSGKSSLAFDTLYAEGQRRYVESLSAYARQFLGQMEKADVDSIDGLSPAIAIDQKSTSNNPRSTVGTVTEINDYLRLLFARIGHPICPNDGTEISSQSPEQVVNQVMELPERTRMQILAPVVIGKKGQHKKVFESIKKQGYVRVLVDEELYDITDVPELNKNNSHDISIVIDRIVVKDGVRSRVYDSVEAALRLAEGYVIISIIDGEDLLFSEHYACPKCGFTVGEIEPRLFSFNAPYGACSECDGLGSKLEVDVDLVVPDRQLSINDGALAPWNPISSNYYPEMLRQFCQQHDIAMDVPFDDLPAEHQKLVLHGSKGKKFHFYHKNDFGAVRDVNIPFEGVMNNINRRYHESSSDFTRKVMREYMTELACQKCHGARLNEQALAVKVGNENIAEVTQYSIDSAIDFFEKLELEGAEKEIATPILREIKSRLTFLRNVGLKYLTLSRIAGSLSGGEAQRIRLATQIGSNLSGVLYILDEPSIGLHQRDNDLLIESMKSMRDLGNTLIVVEHDEETMMQADYLIDIGPGAGEFGGEIVAAGKPTEVMKVKESITGQYLAGTAFIPVPTERRSEDRGAILIEGAQENNLKNVDASIPIGKFVAVTGVSGSGKSSLVNRVLKPALSRELTRTKEKPGKFKRISGYSDLEKVINIDQSPIGRTPRSNPATYTSVFDDVRALFASTNEAKMRGYSKGRFSFNVKGGRCEACRGDGILKIEMHFLPDIYVPCEVCHGRRYNSETLEVKYKGKNISEVLDMTIDEALIYFEAVPKIKRKLQTIVDVGLGYVTLGQPATTLSGGEAQRMKLASELQRVSTGKTLYILDEPTTGLHTHDIAKLLEVLQRLVDQGNTVLVIEHNLDVVKTADYIIDMGPEGGVGGGTVIATGTPEEVAEVPESHTGVYLKKVLARDNAR
- the pstC gene encoding phosphate ABC transporter permease subunit PstC, giving the protein MQKKYFWEHFMKGIFIASASISVISIIVIFYFIFEGGVPFMLDYGIGKFLFGSVWTPSNSTPQYGILPMIVGSIVITIGAIIIGVPTGVFTSVFMARFCPPKLYKFLKPAINMMAAIPSIVYGFFALRVVVPLMKSWVGGTGMNILTASILLGIMVLPTIIGMSEASLRAVPKSYYEGSVALGATHERSVLRVVVPAAKSGIISAVILGVGRAIGETMAVILVAGNQPRIPSSLTQGVRTMTTNIVLEMAYAAGQHREALIATAVVLFIFIIIINGAFSIVKRKGI
- the phoU gene encoding phosphate signaling complex protein PhoU, producing MRRIYDDELKSMHAQFTKMGLMVNENILLAVKAFINHDKEAANRVKKNDKAINNIELEIEEMCFKLIALQQPVSSDLRSIVTVMKASSDLERMGDHAVSIARSVIRVKELHNKRIPLVEGKIAEQAEVVKDMVEDSLDAYIRIDVEAAYTIAETDTKVDDLFVEINKLCLKEMAKDAEVVPGGTDYIAVSGYLERIGDYVTNICERIVYLKTGELSELN